From the genome of Gemmatimonadota bacterium:
TTTCGCGACGCCGCGGACTCGGTCCCGCAGTTCGGCGACCGCCGTTCCTACCAGATGGACCCGGCGAACTCCAACGAGGCACTCCGGGAAGTGGAGCTGGACCTCGAGGAAGGCGCCGATATCGTCATGGTCAAGCCGGCCCTGGCCTATCTAGACGTGATACACCGGGTGAAATCGACCTTTGAAGTGCCGGTGGCCGCTTACAACGTGAGCGGGGAATACGCCATGATCAAGGCGGCGGGACAGATGGGATGGATCGATGAAGAACGGATCGTCATGGAGTCGCTGACCGCCATAAAGCGCGCTGGCGCCGACATGATCCTCACCTACTTCGCGCGGGAGGTCGCGCGAGGACTCCAATCCGAATGAACCGAATGGAACGAATGGAACGAACCGAATGAACCGTTCCCGATCCGGCACGCTCTTCGACCAGGCCCTGCGATCCATGCCCGGCGGCGTGAACAGCCCCGTGCGCAATTTCGGGCGGGTCGGTGGCCGCCCCGTCTTCATGGAACGGGGCGCGGGGGCGACGGTCTACGACGTGGACGGCAACGCGTACATCGACTACCTGGGATCCTGGGGGCCGCTGATCCTGGGCCACGGCCATCCCGCCGTGGTCGAAGCTTTGAAAAATGCCTGCGAGCGGGGCACGAGTTTCGGCACGCCCACCGAAGCCGAGATCAGGCTGGCGGAACTGGTCAAGACCGCCTTCCCTTCCATCGAACTTTTGCGCATGGTAAACTCCGGCACGGAGGCGACCATGAGCGCCCTGCGCGTGGCCCGCGGATACACGGGACGCGACCTGGCGGTCAAGTTCGAGGCGGGATACCACGGCCACGGAGACAGCTTTCTCATCCAGGCCGGATCGGGCGCAGCCACGTTCGGCATCCCCGACAGCCCCGGCGTGCCCGCGGACCTGGCGAAGATGACCATCAACCTGCCCTACAACGACATCAATGCGGTCCGCCGCATCCTCTCGGAGCGGGGCGACGACATCGCCTGCGTGATCGTGGAGCCGGTTGCAGGGAACATGGGCATGATCCCCCCGGCCGAAGGCTTTCTCGAAACCATCCGGGAAGAGACGGAGAAGCGGGGCATCATCCTGATTTTCGACGAGATCATCACGGGATTCAGGATCGCTTTCGGCGGCGCACAGGAACGGTTCGGCATCACGGCCGACATGACCTGCCTGGGCAAGATCATCGGCGGAGGCCTTCCCGTCGGCGCCTATGGTGGGCGCAGGGAGATCATGGAAACCGTGGCGCCCGTCGGCGCGGTCTACCAGGCCGGCACGCTCTCGGGTAACCCGCTGGCCATGACCGCGGGTTATGAAACGGTGCGGCGGCTTCAGGAACCCGGTGTCTACGAAAGGCTGGAGAACCTGGCTTCCCGGCTCGGCACCGGACTCCGCGCCGCGGCGGCGGAGGCACGCGTTCCCGCGTACCTGACGCGCGTCGGGTCCATGATGTGTACCTTCTTCACCGGCCAGGCCGTAACCGATTTCGACACCGCTTCCACCTCGGACGCGGATACGTACGGGCGTTACTTCTGGAACATGCTGGACCGGGGCGTCTACCTGGCGCCTTCGCGCCTCGAAACGGGTTTCGTGTCCCTCGCCCACACCGAAGAGGACATCGACCTGACCCTCGAGGCGGCTCGGGAGAGTATGAACCTACTAATTGCATAGATTGTTTATGACATAGACAATTAAAGTCATAGACTATCCAGAACCGTTGCATTAAGATCACGTTCGGAACATTTACACGAACCACTTTCAGTCCTATTCCGAGAGGAGTTCAACGTGATTCGCCCGTATAGCCGCGCGTTCACAATGATCACGGCTTCTATATACTTCATGATCCTGGCAGGATGCGGCGGCGGGGACAGCGGCCCGACGAGCCCCACGCCGCCCGATCCTACGCCTCCGACGCCGCCACCGGCACCTGTGGCGACGAGCATCACCGTCGCGCCGTCTTCGCACACCCTGGCATCGATCGGTGCAACCGTGCAGCTGACGGCTACGGTGAGGGACCAGAACAACAACACGATGACCGGCCAGGCGGTGACCTGGACGAGCAGCGTCACCGCCGTGGCGACAGTCAGCGGCAATGGCCTGGTAACAGCGGTGAGCAACGGTACGACCCAGATCACGGCGCGTTCCGGCAACGCGTCGGGTACCGCGAACATCACGGTGGCCGAGCCGGTGCCGACCCGGATCGCGGTAACGCCTTCCTCCCATACACTGGAGACGATCGGAGCGACCGTACAACTCACGGCAACCGTGCGGGATCAGCGGAACAACGTCATGTCCGGCCAGACCATTACCTGGTCGAGCGGCGACGCAGCCGTGGCGACCGTGAGCGGGACGGGCCTGGTCTCCGCGGTGGGCA
Proteins encoded in this window:
- the hemL gene encoding glutamate-1-semialdehyde-2,1-aminomutase, yielding MNRSRSGTLFDQALRSMPGGVNSPVRNFGRVGGRPVFMERGAGATVYDVDGNAYIDYLGSWGPLILGHGHPAVVEALKNACERGTSFGTPTEAEIRLAELVKTAFPSIELLRMVNSGTEATMSALRVARGYTGRDLAVKFEAGYHGHGDSFLIQAGSGAATFGIPDSPGVPADLAKMTINLPYNDINAVRRILSERGDDIACVIVEPVAGNMGMIPPAEGFLETIREETEKRGIILIFDEIITGFRIAFGGAQERFGITADMTCLGKIIGGGLPVGAYGGRREIMETVAPVGAVYQAGTLSGNPLAMTAGYETVRRLQEPGVYERLENLASRLGTGLRAAAAEARVPAYLTRVGSMMCTFFTGQAVTDFDTASTSDADTYGRYFWNMLDRGVYLAPSRLETGFVSLAHTEEDIDLTLEAARESMNLLIA
- a CDS encoding Ig domain-containing protein yields the protein MIRPYSRAFTMITASIYFMILAGCGGGDSGPTSPTPPDPTPPTPPPAPVATSITVAPSSHTLASIGATVQLTATVRDQNNNTMTGQAVTWTSSVTAVATVSGNGLVTAVSNGTTQITARSGNASGTANITVAEPVPTRIAVTPSSHTLETIGATVQLTATVRDQRNNVMSGQTITWSSGDAAVATVSGTGLVSAVGNGMAEITARSGNLSANATITVASPVATSISIEPSSHTLAMTGATVQLTATVRDQHENVMSDVTVTWSSGDESVATVDANGLVTAVGNGMAEITAQAGDVMGTASITVSLPVATSISVEPSSLTLAMTGATVQLTATVRDQNENVMSDV